A genomic window from Pseudomonas argentinensis includes:
- a CDS encoding inhibitor of vertebrate lysozyme family protein, whose translation MTMNRFKTLAAALMLGGSAAALAANTDGAFRLNELLGSNPDYREAWQDLIQDEERLPEWVINLSGVATPMKTLEEDGDQYLVGQLCETSNCFNQRLYVAFTPDKDDAYALWVQVPEGLPKDKAPSKHADLRWLGEPDDGVKQLLQEQLQKDPDWY comes from the coding sequence ATGACCATGAATCGATTCAAGACGCTCGCTGCTGCCCTTATGCTGGGTGGCAGCGCGGCGGCCTTGGCCGCCAATACGGATGGTGCGTTCCGCCTCAACGAGCTGCTCGGGAGCAACCCGGACTATCGTGAAGCCTGGCAGGATCTGATTCAGGATGAGGAGCGTCTGCCCGAATGGGTGATCAACCTCAGTGGCGTAGCCACACCGATGAAAACCCTGGAAGAAGACGGTGACCAATATCTGGTCGGGCAGTTGTGCGAAACCTCGAACTGTTTCAATCAACGCCTATATGTCGCCTTCACACCAGACAAGGACGATGCTTACGCCCTCTGGGTACAGGTACCCGAAGGTCTGCCGAAGGACAAGGCGCCCAGTAAGCACGCTGACCTGCGCTGGCTCGGCGAGCCGGATGACGGCGTCAAGCAACTGCTACAGGAACAGTTGCAGAAAGATCCCGACTGGTACTGA
- a CDS encoding DUF1328 domain-containing protein, with protein sequence MLSWAITFLIIAIVAAVLGFGGIAGTATGIAKILFVVFLVMFIVSFIMGRRPRG encoded by the coding sequence ATGCTGAGTTGGGCCATTACCTTTCTGATCATCGCCATTGTTGCCGCTGTACTGGGTTTCGGTGGTATCGCGGGCACTGCCACAGGTATCGCGAAAATCCTTTTCGTGGTGTTCCTGGTCATGTTCATCGTTTCCTTCATCATGGGCCGCCGCCCACGAGGCTAG
- a CDS encoding ferritin-like domain-containing protein: MSHKTEQLNELIAIIRDGQRFYEHAHDEISNEQLKALCRDMAQAKHQIIQALSVKVAANHEEPTDSGTLVGKLRQAYADARATLSSDEETTYVAQLEEAEDRILEAFEDAMETAQPDVQALLAVEMPKVRACHQRMRELRNA; this comes from the coding sequence ATGAGCCACAAGACAGAGCAATTGAACGAGCTGATCGCCATCATCCGCGACGGCCAGCGCTTCTACGAGCATGCCCACGACGAAATCAGCAATGAGCAACTCAAGGCCCTGTGCCGAGACATGGCCCAGGCCAAGCATCAGATTATCCAGGCGCTGTCCGTCAAGGTCGCGGCCAACCATGAGGAACCTACCGACAGCGGCACCCTCGTCGGCAAGCTGCGCCAGGCCTATGCCGATGCTCGCGCCACGTTATCGAGTGATGAGGAGACGACTTACGTCGCCCAGCTTGAAGAAGCCGAAGATCGCATTCTGGAGGCATTCGAAGACGCCATGGAAACCGCCCAACCAGACGTCCAGGCGCTGCTCGCGGTGGAGATGCCCAAGGTGCGCGCCTGTCATCAACGCATGCGCGAACTCAGGAACGCCTGA
- a CDS encoding BON domain-containing protein, with amino-acid sequence MLLRQSTLAMAVTGLITLAPLVQAAEGDLSRQLSDARQQGAIDTAFALNRHLDPFDIAVAVEDGVATLTGVVENTAEQELASELASSIEGVREVDNQLQIDPDLAPPVIEKQARIVTEKTLAQRFDDATLAATVKSKLLWNSNTEGLDIQVRAENGVVSLSGNAGTPAAKELAGELVTNTEGVREVHNHLSINTADSATAEAQNAANDAAASISDTWITNKVMASFLYSRNLDALNIKVDTREGFVSLSGTVLSNAEKRLAVETARNIRGVRGVDADALRIAS; translated from the coding sequence ATGCTGTTGAGACAAAGCACGTTGGCCATGGCCGTTACCGGTCTGATCACCCTGGCTCCGCTCGTGCAGGCAGCCGAAGGCGACCTCTCGCGGCAATTGAGCGATGCCCGCCAGCAGGGGGCCATCGACACCGCATTCGCCCTTAATCGGCATCTCGACCCGTTCGATATCGCGGTGGCCGTGGAAGATGGCGTCGCCACCTTGACGGGAGTGGTGGAGAACACCGCCGAACAGGAACTTGCCAGCGAACTGGCAAGCAGCATCGAAGGGGTTCGCGAGGTCGATAATCAGTTGCAGATCGATCCCGACCTGGCCCCGCCAGTGATCGAAAAGCAGGCCAGGATCGTTACCGAAAAGACCCTGGCCCAACGCTTCGATGATGCGACCCTGGCCGCGACGGTGAAGTCCAAGCTGTTGTGGAACAGCAACACCGAAGGGCTCGACATCCAGGTGCGTGCCGAAAATGGCGTGGTCAGCCTCAGTGGCAATGCCGGAACGCCGGCTGCCAAGGAACTGGCCGGTGAACTGGTCACCAACACCGAAGGCGTGCGCGAGGTACACAACCACCTCAGCATCAACACGGCCGACAGTGCCACCGCCGAAGCGCAGAACGCCGCCAACGATGCAGCGGCCTCGATCAGCGACACCTGGATCACCAACAAGGTGATGGCCAGCTTCCTCTATAGCCGCAACCTCGACGCCCTGAACATCAAGGTCGATACCCGCGAGGGCTTCGTCAGTCTCAGCGGCACGGTGCTCAGCAATGCCGAAAAGCGCCTGGCCGTGGAAACTGCGCGCAACATCCGCGGGGTGCGTGGCGTCGACGCCGACGCACTGCGCATCGCCAGCTAA
- the algB gene encoding sigma-54-dependent response regulator transcription factor AlgB translates to MEATGQSGRILLVDDEAAILRTFRYCLEDEGYQVTTANSAAQTESLLQRQVFDMCFLDLRLGDENGLDVLAQMRVQAPWMRVVIVTAHSAIDSAVDAMQAGAADYLVKPCSPDQLRLAAAKQLEVRQLSARLEALEGEVRKPSDGIDSHSPAMMAILETARQVAATDANILILGESGTGKGELARAIHGWSRRAKKSCVTINCPSLTAELMESELFGHSRGAFTGASESTLGRVNQADGGTLFLDEIGDFPLTLQPKLLRFIQDKEYERVGDPVTRHADVRILAATNRDLNEMVKEGHFREDLLYRLNVITLTLPPLRERADDILTLADRFLARFVKDYARPARGFSEDAVKALLAYQWPGNIRELRNVIERASIICPGEWVEVAHLGMSAPAANSAPRVGADLSLEELEKAHIAAVLANSDTLDQAAKTLGIDASTLYRKRKQLGL, encoded by the coding sequence ATGGAAGCAACAGGTCAGAGCGGACGCATTCTATTGGTCGACGACGAAGCGGCTATCCTGCGTACCTTCCGCTATTGCCTGGAGGACGAGGGCTATCAGGTCACGACCGCCAACAGCGCCGCGCAAACCGAATCGCTGCTGCAGCGCCAGGTATTCGACATGTGCTTCCTCGATCTGCGCCTGGGGGATGAAAATGGCCTGGACGTGCTCGCCCAGATGCGTGTCCAGGCGCCCTGGATGCGGGTGGTGATCGTCACCGCGCACTCGGCCATCGACAGTGCGGTGGACGCCATGCAGGCCGGCGCCGCCGATTACCTGGTCAAACCGTGCAGCCCCGACCAGTTGCGCCTGGCTGCCGCCAAGCAACTGGAAGTGCGCCAGCTGTCCGCACGCCTCGAAGCCCTGGAAGGCGAAGTGCGCAAGCCCAGCGATGGCATCGACTCGCACAGCCCGGCGATGATGGCGATCCTGGAGACCGCCCGGCAGGTGGCCGCCACCGACGCCAACATCCTCATCCTCGGCGAGTCGGGCACCGGCAAGGGCGAGCTGGCACGCGCCATCCACGGCTGGAGCCGCCGCGCCAAGAAGTCCTGCGTGACCATCAACTGCCCGTCGCTGACCGCCGAACTGATGGAAAGCGAGCTGTTCGGCCACAGCCGCGGCGCGTTCACCGGCGCCAGCGAAAGCACCCTGGGCCGAGTCAACCAGGCCGACGGCGGCACGCTGTTCCTCGACGAGATCGGCGACTTCCCGCTGACCCTGCAGCCCAAGCTGCTGCGCTTCATTCAGGACAAGGAGTACGAACGGGTCGGTGACCCGGTGACTCGCCACGCCGACGTGCGCATCCTCGCGGCGACCAACCGTGATCTCAACGAGATGGTCAAGGAGGGTCATTTCCGCGAAGACCTGCTGTATCGCCTCAACGTCATCACCCTGACCCTGCCGCCGCTGCGCGAACGAGCCGACGACATACTGACCCTCGCCGACCGCTTTCTGGCCCGCTTCGTCAAGGACTACGCCCGCCCGGCGCGGGGCTTCAGCGAAGACGCCGTCAAGGCGTTGCTCGCCTACCAGTGGCCCGGCAACATCCGCGAGCTGCGCAACGTGATCGAGCGCGCCAGCATCATCTGCCCAGGCGAGTGGGTGGAAGTCGCCCACCTGGGCATGAGCGCGCCAGCCGCCAACAGCGCGCCACGGGTGGGTGCCGACCTGAGCCTCGAGGAGCTGGAAAAAGCCCATATCGCCGCGGTGCTGGCCAACAGCGACACCCTGGACCAGGCGGCCAAGACCCTGGGCATCGATGCCTCGACCCTGTATCGCAAACGCAAGCAGCTCGGCCTATGA
- a CDS encoding KinB sensor domain-containing domain — MKLRSKLFLSTSALLTVALLGLSLGIFSVLQLTQSQSRSLAHNLEVISTSLDLRQELGRQLFLMLGEDFDERTVQSLQESDQRIRRWLDDSLKGSMTENDRRAIVEIQTAYQKFSTLLEDPITVRHELLTNDDFAKTIETVRDRLNSLQVHYVSTVKEAEAQSHERAWLIAGLLGLVGLAVLVIGFITAHTIARRVGQPIDALARAADQIGRGDFQVTLPITPVAELSALSRRFGLMAESLRQLKSSNVEALMSEQRRLQAVLDSIDDGLLIFGRDGLLEHFNPVAQRQLGWDDQPLGQRPSQALGRPELDEQLRHVLLGHNLEQRLADLQVEANGETRLLNYSLTPVSHSQGHILGAVMVLHDVTEQRAFERARNEFVLRASHELRTPVTGMHMAFGLLRERSKFAEESREADLVRIVDEEMERLVHLIEDLLNFSRYQSGVQKLERAPCDIPELLENAARRHRGKAQAREIHMEMEVGDTLPRTHLDRAQIDRVLDHLIDNALRHSPEGGTLRLSAQRQDERLLISVEDEGEGIAYGQQARLFEPFVQIGHKKGGAGLGLALCKEIVQLHGGRIGAESQPGQGARFHLALPL, encoded by the coding sequence ATGAAGCTGCGCAGCAAGCTGTTTCTCAGCACCAGTGCGCTGCTTACCGTGGCCTTGCTGGGGCTGAGCCTGGGCATCTTCAGCGTGCTGCAGCTGACTCAGTCCCAGAGTCGCTCGCTGGCCCACAACCTGGAAGTCATCAGCACCAGCCTGGATCTACGCCAGGAACTGGGCCGGCAGTTGTTCCTGATGCTCGGCGAAGACTTCGACGAGCGCACCGTGCAGAGCCTGCAGGAGTCCGACCAGCGCATCCGCCGCTGGCTCGATGACAGCCTGAAAGGCAGCATGACCGAGAATGACCGCCGGGCGATTGTGGAGATCCAGACGGCCTACCAGAAGTTCAGCACCTTGCTCGAAGACCCGATAACGGTCCGTCACGAGTTGCTGACCAACGACGACTTCGCCAAGACCATCGAAACCGTCCGCGATCGCCTCAACTCCCTGCAGGTTCACTACGTCTCCACCGTCAAGGAAGCGGAGGCGCAGTCCCACGAACGGGCCTGGCTGATCGCTGGGCTGCTGGGCCTGGTCGGTCTGGCGGTGCTGGTGATCGGTTTCATCACCGCGCACACCATCGCCCGCCGGGTCGGTCAGCCGATCGATGCCCTGGCCCGCGCCGCCGATCAGATCGGCCGTGGCGACTTCCAGGTCACCCTGCCGATCACCCCGGTTGCCGAACTGTCGGCACTGAGCCGCCGCTTCGGCCTGATGGCCGAGAGCCTGCGCCAGCTCAAGAGCAGCAACGTCGAAGCACTGATGTCCGAGCAACGACGGCTGCAGGCGGTGCTCGACAGCATCGACGACGGCCTGCTGATCTTCGGCCGTGACGGCCTGCTCGAACATTTCAATCCGGTGGCCCAGCGCCAGCTGGGCTGGGACGATCAGCCGCTCGGCCAACGCCCGAGCCAGGCCCTGGGCCGCCCCGAGCTGGACGAGCAACTGCGGCACGTTCTCCTGGGACACAACCTGGAGCAGCGCCTGGCGGATCTGCAGGTCGAGGCCAATGGCGAGACGCGCCTGCTCAACTACAGCCTGACGCCGGTGAGCCACAGCCAGGGGCATATCCTCGGCGCGGTGATGGTGCTGCATGACGTGACCGAGCAGCGCGCGTTCGAACGGGCGCGTAACGAGTTCGTGCTGCGCGCCTCCCATGAACTGCGCACGCCGGTGACCGGCATGCACATGGCCTTTGGTTTACTGCGTGAACGCAGCAAGTTCGCCGAGGAATCCCGCGAAGCCGACCTGGTGCGCATCGTCGACGAGGAAATGGAGCGGCTGGTGCACCTGATCGAGGATCTGCTGAATTTCTCGCGCTACCAGAGCGGCGTGCAGAAACTCGAGCGGGCGCCCTGCGACATCCCGGAGCTGCTCGAAAACGCAGCCAGGCGCCACCGCGGCAAGGCCCAGGCCCGCGAGATCCATATGGAAATGGAAGTCGGCGATACCTTGCCGCGAACCCACCTGGACCGGGCGCAGATCGATCGGGTGCTCGATCACCTGATCGACAACGCCCTGCGCCACAGCCCGGAAGGTGGCACCCTGCGACTGTCCGCCCAGCGCCAGGACGAACGCCTGCTGATCAGCGTCGAGGACGAAGGCGAAGGCATCGCCTACGGCCAGCAGGCCCGCCTGTTCGAGCCATTCGTGCAGATCGGCCACAAGAAGGGCGGCGCCGGCCTCGGCCTGGCGCTGTGCAAGGAAATCGTCCAGTTACATGGCGGGCGCATCGGCGCCGAATCCCAGCCGGGACAGGGCGCGCGCTTTCACCTCGCCCTGCCGCTGTAA
- a CDS encoding N-acetylmuramoyl-L-alanine amidase, with the protein MKFLSLALFVLLLAGCSSGPRIDHSYTASGQSSRVQYIVLHYTSADLPRSLQLLTEEEVSAHYLINAVPPTIYQLVDENRRAWHAGVSEWQGRTWLNGTTIGIELINQGYFDTPRGRYWQPYAQAQIDALIVLLKDIMQRHNLPPGSIIGHSDIAPQRKVDPGPLFPWKQLADAGLMPWPNAEVVARQQAVFSTSLPSVAWFQQQLAEQGYEVPSTGVLDEATRNVIRAFQMKYRQALYDGQPDAETAALLLEVNRLARG; encoded by the coding sequence ATGAAATTTCTCAGCCTTGCCTTGTTCGTACTCCTGCTCGCCGGCTGCAGCAGCGGCCCGCGCATCGACCACAGCTACACCGCCAGCGGGCAGAGCAGCCGCGTGCAGTACATCGTGCTGCACTACACCTCGGCCGACCTGCCGCGCTCGCTGCAGCTGCTGACCGAGGAAGAGGTCAGCGCCCACTACCTGATCAACGCCGTGCCGCCGACCATCTACCAGTTGGTCGACGAGAACCGCCGGGCCTGGCATGCCGGGGTCAGCGAGTGGCAGGGGCGCACCTGGCTCAACGGCACGACCATCGGCATCGAGCTGATCAACCAGGGCTATTTCGACACGCCCAGGGGCCGTTACTGGCAGCCCTATGCCCAGGCGCAGATCGACGCACTGATCGTGCTGCTCAAGGACATCATGCAGCGCCACAACCTGCCGCCGGGCAGCATCATCGGCCACAGCGATATCGCGCCGCAGCGCAAGGTGGATCCGGGCCCGCTGTTTCCCTGGAAGCAGCTGGCCGACGCCGGTCTGATGCCTTGGCCGAATGCCGAGGTGGTCGCTCGCCAACAGGCCGTGTTCAGCACCAGCCTACCGAGTGTCGCCTGGTTCCAGCAGCAATTGGCGGAACAGGGCTATGAGGTGCCGAGCACTGGCGTCCTGGACGAAGCCACGCGCAACGTGATTCGTGCTTTCCAGATGAAGTACCGACAGGCGCTCTACGACGGCCAGCCGGATGCGGAAACCGCAGCCCTGCTGCTGGAAGTCAACCGCCTGGCCAGGGGCTGA
- a CDS encoding MarC family protein yields MDIFSIAVLLFLVTDPFGNIAIFIAALKNVAPERRLWVAARELLFALALLLLFLTFGDKVLSALGLSREATAIAGGIILFVIAMRLIFPSPQGVLGDVPDGEPMLVPLATPAVAGPSALAVLMTLRNTHEGALWELYLALIMAWAATAFILLQASFLQRFLGPRGLTAVERLMGMLLIMLSVDMLLDNIQSVLHIQP; encoded by the coding sequence ATGGATATCTTCAGCATCGCCGTGTTGCTGTTTCTGGTCACCGATCCGTTCGGCAACATCGCCATCTTCATCGCTGCCCTGAAGAACGTCGCGCCCGAGCGCCGGCTGTGGGTGGCCGCGCGGGAGCTGCTGTTCGCCCTGGCGTTGCTGCTGCTGTTCCTTACCTTTGGTGACAAAGTGCTCAGCGCGCTGGGCCTGTCGCGGGAGGCAACGGCGATCGCCGGCGGTATCATCCTGTTCGTCATCGCCATGCGCTTGATCTTCCCCAGCCCCCAGGGCGTACTGGGCGACGTGCCGGACGGCGAGCCGATGCTGGTGCCGCTGGCCACCCCGGCGGTTGCCGGCCCCTCGGCCCTGGCGGTGCTGATGACCTTGCGCAACACCCACGAAGGCGCGCTCTGGGAGCTTTACCTGGCACTGATCATGGCCTGGGCCGCGACCGCATTCATCCTGTTGCAGGCTTCTTTCCTGCAGCGCTTCCTCGGCCCTCGCGGGCTGACCGCAGTGGAGCGACTGATGGGCATGTTGTTGATCATGCTCAGCGTCGACATGCTGCTGGACAACATTCAGAGCGTATTGCATATCCAGCCATGA
- a CDS encoding DASH family cryptochrome, protein MRALLWFKQDLRLDDHPALQAALASNCLLPLYVLDPALLQFDQFGSRRIGVHRARFLLESLTALDSALRQRGSKLLVATGKPEEVITQLVGQFDIRQVLTLDEIAPQERAVLARVRDSLGSVPLRTAQGNGLFSEAELPCPLDQLPQVYSQFRALIDARQYVFQPQAAPDQLPPLPEGLDAHAYALPTQSQLGLGDALSVVPSAFPFSGGETAALARLRDYLWDSQHVRTYKDTRNGMIGSEYSSKFSPWLANGSLSPRRTAAELRRHESLYGANESTYWLWLELLWREFFRCTLQRYGQALFEAGGLKATERAPQQIDERFEHWTQGRTGMPLVDANMRELIATGYMSNRGRQVVASYLVSDLQQDWRHGAAWFEEHLIDYDPASNWGNWAYLAGVGSDPRLKRTFNALKQARQYDPKGEYVSLWLPELRQLPEHLRHTPFLLQAQQLDAINYPRLERIPEAWQRHLNEVA, encoded by the coding sequence ATGCGCGCGCTGCTCTGGTTCAAACAGGATCTTCGCCTCGATGATCACCCCGCCCTGCAGGCCGCACTCGCGTCCAATTGTCTGCTGCCGCTCTACGTGCTCGACCCGGCACTGCTGCAATTCGACCAATTCGGCAGCCGGCGCATCGGCGTGCATCGCGCACGCTTCCTGCTGGAAAGCCTCACCGCCCTGGACAGCGCGCTGCGCCAGCGCGGCTCCAAGCTGCTGGTGGCGACCGGCAAGCCGGAAGAGGTGATCACCCAGCTGGTCGGTCAGTTCGACATCCGTCAGGTGCTGACACTCGACGAAATCGCCCCGCAGGAACGTGCGGTTCTCGCCCGCGTGCGTGACAGCCTGGGCAGCGTGCCGCTGCGCACTGCCCAGGGCAATGGCCTGTTCAGCGAAGCGGAGCTGCCCTGCCCGCTCGATCAGCTGCCCCAGGTCTACAGCCAGTTCCGCGCGCTGATCGATGCCCGCCAGTACGTGTTCCAGCCGCAAGCGGCCCCCGACCAGCTACCACCCTTGCCGGAAGGCCTGGACGCCCACGCCTACGCCCTGCCCACCCAGTCGCAGCTGGGCCTGGGCGATGCCCTGAGCGTGGTACCCAGTGCCTTCCCCTTCTCCGGTGGCGAAACCGCCGCCCTGGCGCGCCTGCGCGATTACCTGTGGGACAGCCAGCACGTGCGTACCTACAAGGACACCCGCAATGGCATGATCGGCAGCGAGTACTCCTCCAAGTTCTCGCCCTGGCTGGCCAATGGCTCGCTGTCGCCACGCCGCACCGCGGCCGAGTTGCGGCGCCATGAGTCGCTTTATGGCGCCAACGAGTCGACCTACTGGCTGTGGCTGGAACTGCTGTGGCGCGAATTCTTCCGCTGCACCCTGCAGCGTTATGGCCAGGCGCTGTTCGAGGCCGGGGGCCTGAAAGCCACCGAGCGGGCGCCGCAGCAGATCGACGAGCGTTTCGAGCACTGGACCCAGGGCCGCACCGGCATGCCGCTGGTGGATGCCAACATGCGCGAGCTGATCGCCACCGGCTATATGTCCAACCGCGGCCGCCAGGTGGTGGCCAGCTACCTCGTCAGCGATCTGCAGCAGGACTGGCGCCACGGCGCGGCCTGGTTCGAGGAACACCTGATCGACTACGATCCGGCAAGCAACTGGGGCAACTGGGCGTACCTGGCGGGTGTGGGCAGCGACCCTCGGCTCAAACGCACCTTCAATGCGCTCAAGCAGGCGCGCCAGTACGACCCCAAGGGCGAGTACGTGAGCCTTTGGCTACCGGAGCTGCGCCAGCTGCCGGAGCATCTGCGCCACACGCCGTTCCTGCTGCAGGCACAGCAGCTCGATGCCATCAACTACCCACGGCTGGAGCGGATTCCGGAAGCCTGGCAACGCCACCTCAACGAAGTGGCTTGA
- a CDS encoding response regulator, giving the protein MSKVSVLVVDDATFIRDLVKKGLRDNLPGIQIEEAVNGRKAQQILGRNPIDLILCDWEMPEMSGLELLQWCREQDALKGVPFIMVTSRGDKENVVQAIQAGVSDFIGKPFSNEQLITKVKKALQRAGKLAALMSAAPPKMLSSGAFANDSLAALTGGKTEVVRPAAPTPAAAFAPNPAAAPAKAAAAPAGRGQGQLRLPGGMMACVVKALSLKEALLVVKRGELLPQVLESAVLDLEQGEASEVARLNGYLHSVSAFEPKPDSEWLQVVFRFVDRDPQKMDYLSRLIARGTAQKHFSPGA; this is encoded by the coding sequence ATGAGCAAAGTCAGTGTACTGGTGGTGGACGACGCCACCTTTATCCGCGATCTGGTGAAGAAGGGGCTGCGTGACAACCTGCCCGGTATCCAGATCGAGGAAGCGGTCAACGGGCGCAAGGCCCAGCAGATTCTCGGCCGCAATCCGATCGATCTGATTCTCTGTGATTGGGAAATGCCGGAAATGTCCGGCCTCGAGCTGCTGCAATGGTGCCGCGAGCAGGATGCGCTGAAAGGCGTGCCCTTCATCATGGTCACCAGCCGTGGCGACAAGGAAAACGTGGTGCAGGCCATTCAGGCCGGCGTCTCCGATTTCATCGGCAAGCCGTTTTCCAACGAGCAACTGATCACCAAGGTCAAGAAAGCCCTGCAGCGCGCTGGCAAGCTGGCCGCGCTGATGTCGGCGGCACCGCCGAAGATGCTCAGCAGCGGTGCCTTTGCCAACGACTCGCTGGCCGCGCTGACGGGTGGCAAGACCGAAGTGGTGCGGCCTGCTGCGCCCACGCCTGCGGCAGCCTTTGCGCCGAATCCTGCAGCTGCGCCTGCCAAGGCTGCCGCGGCGCCAGCCGGGCGCGGCCAGGGGCAACTGCGTTTGCCGGGCGGCATGATGGCCTGCGTGGTCAAGGCCCTGAGCCTCAAGGAAGCGTTGCTGGTGGTCAAGCGAGGCGAATTGCTACCCCAGGTGCTGGAAAGTGCGGTGCTCGACCTCGAGCAGGGTGAAGCCTCGGAAGTGGCGCGGCTCAATGGCTACCTGCACAGCGTTTCCGCCTTCGAGCCCAAGCCGGACAGCGAATGGCTGCAGGTAGTGTTTCGCTTCGTCGACCGCGACCCACAGAAGATGGACTACCTGTCCCGCTTGATCGCCCGTGGTACCGCCCAGAAACACTTCTCCCCGGGCGCCTGA
- the phoU gene encoding phosphate signaling complex protein PhoU codes for MINKDSLTHHISQQFNAELEEVRSHLLAMGGLVEKQVNDAVTSLIEADSGLAQQVREIDDQINQMERNIDEECVRILARRQPAASDLRLIISISKSVIDLERIGDEATKIAKRAILLTEEGESPRGYVEVRHIGDQVRKMVQEALDAFARFDADLALSVAQYDKTVDREYKTALRELVTFMMEDPRSISRVLNVIWALRSLERIGDHARNIAELVIYLVRGTDVKHIGLTRMQEEVRGGAKE; via the coding sequence ATGATCAACAAAGACAGCCTGACCCACCATATCTCCCAGCAGTTCAACGCCGAGCTGGAGGAAGTGCGCAGCCACCTCCTGGCCATGGGTGGCCTGGTCGAGAAGCAGGTCAACGACGCGGTCACCTCGCTGATCGAGGCCGACTCCGGCCTGGCCCAGCAGGTGCGCGAGATCGATGACCAGATCAACCAGATGGAGCGCAACATCGACGAAGAATGCGTGCGCATTCTCGCCCGTCGCCAGCCGGCCGCCTCTGACCTGCGCCTGATCATCAGCATCTCCAAGTCGGTGATCGACCTGGAGCGCATCGGTGACGAAGCCACCAAGATCGCCAAGCGCGCGATTCTGCTCACCGAAGAGGGCGAGTCGCCACGCGGTTACGTCGAGGTTCGCCACATCGGCGACCAGGTGCGCAAGATGGTTCAGGAAGCACTGGACGCCTTCGCCCGTTTCGACGCCGACCTGGCCCTGTCGGTCGCCCAGTACGACAAGACCGTCGACCGCGAGTACAAGACCGCCCTGCGCGAGCTGGTCACCTTCATGATGGAAGACCCACGCTCGATCTCCCGCGTGCTCAACGTGATCTGGGCGCTGCGCTCCCTGGAGCGTATCGGCGACCACGCGCGCAACATCGCCGAACTGGTGATCTACCTGGTGCGCGGCACCGACGTCAAACACATCGGCCTGACCCGCATGCAGGAAGAAGTGCGGGGCGGCGCCAAGGAGTGA
- the pstB gene encoding phosphate ABC transporter ATP-binding protein PstB, giving the protein MQHETATHGIDLAALGRDKQSLDLTKETTAIEVPGLNLFYGDKQALYDVKMNIPKQRVTAFIGPSGCGKSTLLRTFNRMNDLVDGCRVEGEINIDGRNIYRKGEDVAELRRRVGMVFQKPNPFPKSIYENVVYGLRIQGINQKRVLDEAVEWGLKSAALWDEVKDRLHESALGLSGGQQQRLVIARTVAVQPEVLLLDEPCSALDPISTLKVEELIYELKSKYTIVIVTHNMQQAARVSDYTAFMYMGKLIEFGDTDALFTNPAKKQTEDYITGRYG; this is encoded by the coding sequence ATGCAACACGAAACCGCTACCCACGGCATCGATCTCGCGGCACTGGGCCGTGACAAGCAGAGCCTCGACCTGACCAAGGAAACCACGGCCATCGAAGTACCGGGCCTGAACCTGTTCTATGGCGACAAGCAGGCGCTGTACGACGTCAAGATGAACATCCCCAAGCAGCGTGTGACCGCCTTTATCGGCCCGTCGGGCTGCGGCAAGTCGACCCTGCTGCGCACCTTCAACCGGATGAACGATCTGGTCGACGGCTGCCGCGTGGAAGGCGAGATCAATATCGACGGCCGCAACATCTACCGCAAGGGCGAGGACGTCGCCGAGCTGCGTCGCCGCGTCGGCATGGTGTTCCAGAAGCCCAACCCGTTCCCCAAGAGCATCTACGAGAACGTGGTGTACGGCCTGCGCATCCAGGGTATCAACCAGAAGCGCGTCCTCGACGAGGCCGTCGAATGGGGCCTGAAGAGCGCCGCCCTGTGGGACGAAGTGAAGGATCGTCTGCACGAGTCGGCCCTCGGCCTGTCCGGCGGCCAGCAGCAGCGCCTGGTGATCGCCCGTACCGTGGCGGTGCAGCCCGAAGTGCTGCTGCTCGACGAGCCGTGCTCGGCCCTTGACCCGATCTCCACGCTGAAGGTCGAAGAGCTGATCTACGAATTGAAATCCAAGTACACCATCGTCATCGTGACCCACAACATGCAGCAGGCCGCGCGGGTGTCCGACTACACGGCGTTCATGTACATGGGCAAACTGATCGAGTTCGGTGACACCGACGCGCTGTTCACCAACCCGGCCAAGAAGCAGACCGAAGACTACATCACCGGCCGCTACGGTTAA